Proteins encoded within one genomic window of Panicum virgatum strain AP13 chromosome 1N, P.virgatum_v5, whole genome shotgun sequence:
- the LOC120656760 gene encoding protein S-acyltransferase 10-like, with translation MASYSAAEPGIRLTDRARRSSVGLRFMVLLMHVLFVGAVFVLDPSLGWRIHEEPWYIGVYGVLVLLTLVQYLYTAGSSPGYVIDVMRAGSTMHATFVNTATLSKQSNSRNGNISSPTSRAQLQKLTTMTPTSSWAQIVMDLYPPGSSSRDWTCTYCRVVQPPRTRHCHDCDKCVLQFDHHCIWLGTCIGKKNHCRFWWYIFEETILCIWTVALYIESLCLDLDKAWWKDFVGVILLAVLIFILIFLLLLLGFHTYIALTNQTTYEVARRKRIFYLRGVPERVHPFSKGICRNLYDFCCSSQKGFILEALPPTEELEARAALYTCRDVICCRCC, from the exons ATGGCATCCTactccgccgccgagcccggCATCCGCCTCACCGATCGAG CGAGGAGGTCGTCGGTGGGACTCAGATTCATGGTGCTCCTGATGCACGTGCTCTTCGTCGGCGCCGTCTTCGTCCTCGATCCGTCTCTCGGCTGGCGAATCCATGAGGAGCCGTG GTATATAGGGGTGTATGGAGTGCTTGTCCTGCTCACGCTAGTGCAGTACTTATACACAGCTGGCTCATCTCCAGG GTATGTTATTGATGTAATGAGAGCTGGTTCAACGATGCATGCGACCTTCGTCAATACTGCTACTCTTTCAAA GCAGTCAAATTCAAGAAATGGAAACATAAGTTCCCCAACGAGCCGTGCCCAACTACAGAAACTTACCACGATGACTCCTACTTCGTCATGGGCGCAGATAGTTATGGATCTATATCCTCCAGGGTCAAGCAGCAG GGATTGGACTTGCACTTACTGCAGGGTTGTTCAG CCACCTCGTACCAGGCACTGTCATGACTGCGATAAATGTGTCCTTCAATTCGATCATCACTGCATATGGCTTGGAACATGCATTGGCAAAAAGAATCATTGCCGTTTTTG GTGGTACATATTTGAAGAAACAATCCTGTGTATCTGGACTGTTGCTCTCTACATCGAGTCATTATGTTTAGATTTGGACAAGGCCTG GTGGAAGGACTTTGTTGGTGTAATATTGCTGGCAGTGTTGATCTTTATCCTTATATTCCTACTGCTGTTATTGGGGTTTCATAC GTACATTGCTCTAACAAATCAAACAACCTACGAAGTTGCTAGAAGGAAGCGCATATTCTACTTAAG GGGAGTACCTGAAAGAGTtcatccattcagtaaaggcATATGCCGAAATCTGTATGACTTCTGTTGTTCTAGCCAGAAAGGATTTATTTTAGAAGCTTTGCCCCCAACCGAGGAGCTGGAAGCTAGAGCTGCTCTTTACACATGCCGAGATGTCATTTGCTGCCGATGCTGCTGA